A genomic window from Pirellulales bacterium includes:
- a CDS encoding polysaccharide biosynthesis/export family protein yields MGELWNLVPADGWRRLAFDAAWQSTLICCLGWSLAWIVYRRPALRAAVLLATSLLCVVVPVASSVVRYGGWGMLTPAELTEPAEQIGWIYEAPSGAPRPVILESSSVVRENVRAAPERIDWQSWTWLAFGCTWPVTSCVLAVRLARSAAAVRRACRVGEFCQDEAIVVALGRAAHMMGVPAPILKLSPAVDSPALASPVLGMGGHTLLLPVAGNERDDWFVIFCHELAHMARGDSWSRLAVEIVSVVLPWQPLLWLVRRDFRAACEEACDDWAIAAGADPVEFASILLDFVPQARPAVMLGMAESISAARSRIMRLLAMQDVPRPGVGRLLAVMGWVIAVALAVVLALLQAGRPLWRGTDLPPWGNTPIGRAMAVNKDLPSDRPLLKPYLVDAPDILLIDAVKVVPKAPYRIEPLDTVNVTVLGTLPDQNIAGPYSVEADGTIALGPAYGTIKVAGMTLDEAIEAIKKQLKGVLSTPEVSVSLAESAGQQDIAGEHLIGPDGTVNLGSYGSVYVAGMTIPEVREAIEKHLEQFLDKPRISVDMFAYNSKFYFIVSEREGMDNVVRVPCTGHERVLDALSHDPNLRLSATGWVWIARSKSDQEKPTILPVDWRALLRGESNQTNYWIEPGDRVFVQEK; encoded by the coding sequence ATGGGTGAGTTGTGGAATCTTGTGCCGGCCGACGGCTGGCGGCGCTTGGCTTTCGATGCGGCGTGGCAAAGTACGCTTATCTGTTGCCTGGGTTGGTCGCTGGCGTGGATTGTGTACCGCAGGCCAGCGCTGCGCGCGGCCGTGCTGCTGGCGACGAGTCTGCTGTGCGTCGTGGTGCCGGTGGCATCGTCGGTAGTGCGCTATGGGGGCTGGGGCATGTTGACGCCGGCCGAGCTAACGGAACCTGCCGAGCAGATCGGTTGGATTTACGAGGCCCCAAGCGGCGCACCGCGCCCCGTCATCCTGGAGTCGTCGAGCGTCGTCCGCGAAAACGTACGTGCTGCGCCGGAGCGAATCGATTGGCAATCTTGGACGTGGCTGGCGTTCGGTTGTACGTGGCCCGTTACCTCGTGCGTATTGGCCGTGCGGCTCGCTCGCAGTGCGGCGGCGGTGCGGCGCGCCTGTCGCGTTGGCGAGTTCTGTCAGGACGAGGCGATCGTGGTCGCGCTTGGGCGAGCGGCGCACATGATGGGCGTGCCGGCGCCAATTTTGAAGCTGAGTCCGGCCGTTGATTCGCCGGCGCTGGCGTCACCGGTCTTGGGCATGGGTGGCCATACGCTGCTACTGCCCGTGGCGGGCAACGAGCGTGACGATTGGTTTGTGATTTTCTGTCACGAGCTGGCCCACATGGCGCGGGGCGACAGTTGGAGCCGGCTGGCCGTCGAGATCGTTAGTGTCGTATTGCCGTGGCAGCCGTTGCTGTGGCTAGTGCGGCGTGATTTTCGTGCCGCCTGTGAAGAGGCATGCGACGATTGGGCGATCGCCGCCGGCGCGGATCCGGTGGAGTTCGCATCGATCTTACTTGATTTTGTTCCGCAGGCACGTCCGGCAGTGATGCTGGGGATGGCCGAGAGTATCTCGGCGGCGCGATCGCGCATTATGCGCCTGTTGGCCATGCAAGATGTGCCGCGGCCAGGGGTGGGACGTCTACTGGCTGTGATGGGTTGGGTGATTGCGGTGGCCTTGGCCGTTGTGCTTGCGCTTCTCCAAGCTGGGCGACCGTTGTGGCGCGGCACCGACCTGCCGCCGTGGGGGAACACGCCCATCGGACGAGCCATGGCGGTTAACAAGGATTTGCCATCGGATCGCCCGCTATTAAAACCCTATCTGGTCGATGCCCCCGACATCCTGTTGATCGATGCTGTGAAGGTTGTGCCCAAGGCGCCGTACCGCATTGAACCGCTTGATACGGTGAATGTCACGGTGTTGGGCACGCTGCCTGATCAGAATATCGCCGGTCCCTATTCCGTCGAGGCAGACGGCACAATCGCACTCGGGCCGGCATACGGCACAATCAAGGTCGCAGGTATGACATTGGACGAAGCTATCGAGGCAATCAAGAAGCAACTGAAGGGCGTCCTCTCGACCCCCGAAGTTTCTGTTTCGCTCGCCGAAAGTGCGGGGCAACAAGATATCGCGGGCGAGCATCTGATTGGGCCGGACGGCACCGTGAATCTGGGATCGTACGGCAGCGTCTACGTCGCGGGGATGACGATTCCAGAAGTGCGCGAGGCGATCGAAAAGCATCTCGAGCAATTCCTCGACAAACCGCGAATCTCGGTCGACATGTTCGCCTACAACAGCAAGTTCTATTTCATCGTCTCGGAGCGTGAGGGGATGGACAACGTCGTTCGTGTTCCTTGCACCGGGCATGAGCGGGTGTTGGATGCGTTGTCCCACGACCCGAATTTGCGACTGTCAGCGACCGGTTGGGTGTGGATTGCCCGATCGAAATCCGATCAGGAAAAGCCCACGATTCTGCCCGTCGACTGGCGGGCCCTTCTACGCGGCGAATCGAACC
- a CDS encoding BlaI/MecI/CopY family transcriptional regulator, with the protein MRRKTLHGLGDLQAKVMEFVWKRGEATVAAVAEHLGRRRPITYTTVLVAMQKLEKKGWLAHRAEGRAYVYRPARTREAAQAGLVTEMLDAVFDGDPQLLVSQLLDARPWSGEELAQLRQLIEARRKEKRHG; encoded by the coding sequence ATGCGTCGGAAAACGCTGCACGGCCTGGGGGATTTGCAGGCCAAGGTCATGGAGTTCGTCTGGAAGCGTGGCGAGGCTACGGTGGCCGCGGTCGCCGAGCATCTCGGGCGGCGCCGGCCGATCACGTACACGACGGTGCTCGTGGCGATGCAGAAGTTGGAAAAGAAGGGATGGTTGGCCCACCGTGCCGAAGGGCGCGCTTACGTCTATCGTCCTGCACGGACGCGCGAAGCGGCCCAGGCGGGGCTGGTGACTGAGATGCTCGACGCCGTCTTTGACGGCGATCCCCAATTATTGGTGTCGCAACTACTCGATGCCCGGCCGTGGTCGGGCGAAGAACTGGCTCAACTGCGGCAACTGATCGAAGCGCGCCGCAAGGAGAAACGCCATGGGTGA
- a CDS encoding cupin domain-containing protein, whose translation MMNSIPPPSTALLIRHEGEAPRERSTCGWRHLLVSRQDSNVAAWAHAVDIDGAREHYHRVATELYYVLEGEGTVRLNGVDHPVRQGSLVHIPPGVVHGAQGRMRVLVVGIPDISDGDLYFPNEPRDENGE comes from the coding sequence ATGATGAATTCCATTCCGCCCCCATCCACCGCACTTCTCATTCGTCACGAAGGCGAGGCCCCGCGCGAGCGCAGCACTTGCGGCTGGCGGCACTTGCTCGTCAGCCGGCAGGACTCCAACGTCGCGGCCTGGGCTCATGCCGTGGATATCGACGGCGCGCGCGAGCACTACCATCGCGTGGCGACCGAACTGTACTACGTGCTCGAGGGAGAAGGGACCGTCCGCCTGAATGGCGTCGATCATCCGGTGCGCCAGGGCTCGCTCGTACACATTCCGCCCGGAGTCGTACACGGGGCGCAGGGGCGGATGCGAGTTCTGGTCGTCGGCATCCCCGACATCAGCGACGGAGATTTATATTTTCCCAACGAGCCGCGCGACGAAAACGGCGAATGA
- a CDS encoding DUF6793 family protein translates to MPLFEVETESHIIITWANDQDAAAAVVHDAYPHERVLRLTKRPRDTWVISKSALGIPSTSADLCHTARDCLSKAAGDKVHAIRLYMHETGTDLERARKVIESNMVMGW, encoded by the coding sequence ATGCCATTGTTTGAAGTCGAGACCGAGTCGCACATCATCATTACCTGGGCGAACGATCAGGACGCGGCGGCCGCCGTCGTCCACGACGCCTATCCGCATGAACGAGTCCTGCGTCTGACGAAGCGTCCGCGCGATACTTGGGTCATTTCCAAAAGCGCGCTGGGAATCCCGAGTACGAGTGCCGACCTTTGTCATACGGCGCGCGACTGCCTGTCCAAGGCCGCGGGGGACAAGGTTCACGCCATCCGCCTGTACATGCACGAGACGGGTACCGATCTGGAACGTGCCCGCAAAGTGATCGAGTCGAACATGGTGATGGGCTGGTAA
- a CDS encoding PfkB family carbohydrate kinase: MKAAPLVSLERLTSVLAELPKLSIGLVGDLFLDRYLEIDPEMNELSIETGLEAYQITRIRNNPGALGTVMNNLAALGVGQMTPVTVLGDDGQAYDLLRALERMPVDAGHIIRDADRLTPTYTKPLRRAADGVWQELNRIDLRNKSALGAATQERLFDELATVFAATDGLIVLDQVNEEGWGVIGPAVREHLAQLAEAAPDKLMFIDSRAHIARFRRGTLKPNVHECLAALGRPSTGSANEPITAARDFARLTGCQLYCTVGERGILVADTTGDPVLADGYPVHGPVDVVGAGDSATAGIVLALLAGATRLEAAAVGNLVASITVQQLGTTGTASPAQVLARWQAVYGAA, from the coding sequence ATGAAAGCCGCGCCGCTCGTTTCGCTCGAACGTCTGACCTCGGTGCTGGCCGAGCTTCCCAAGCTGTCGATCGGCCTGGTCGGGGACCTGTTTCTCGATCGTTATCTCGAAATCGATCCCGAGATGAACGAACTGTCGATCGAGACCGGGCTCGAGGCTTATCAGATCACGCGCATTCGCAATAATCCCGGCGCGCTCGGCACGGTGATGAACAACCTGGCGGCGCTCGGCGTGGGACAGATGACGCCGGTCACGGTGCTGGGAGACGACGGCCAGGCGTACGATCTGCTGCGGGCGCTGGAACGCATGCCGGTCGACGCCGGCCACATCATTCGAGATGCCGATCGGCTGACGCCAACCTATACCAAGCCGTTGCGGCGCGCTGCGGACGGTGTCTGGCAAGAGTTGAACCGCATCGACCTGAGGAATAAGAGCGCCTTGGGGGCCGCCACGCAAGAGCGGCTGTTCGACGAGCTGGCCACGGTCTTCGCAGCGACCGATGGTTTGATCGTACTCGACCAGGTGAACGAAGAAGGGTGGGGCGTGATCGGGCCCGCAGTGCGCGAGCACTTGGCGCAATTGGCCGAAGCGGCCCCCGACAAACTGATGTTCATCGACAGCCGCGCGCATATTGCCCGATTTCGTCGCGGCACGTTGAAGCCGAACGTGCATGAATGCCTGGCCGCGCTCGGGCGACCTTCGACCGGCAGCGCTAACGAGCCAATCACGGCGGCTCGCGATTTTGCGCGGCTGACCGGCTGCCAGCTGTACTGCACGGTTGGGGAACGCGGCATCCTGGTGGCGGATACCACGGGCGATCCGGTGCTGGCCGATGGTTACCCGGTACACGGTCCGGTGGACGTGGTAGGCGCCGGCGACAGCGCCACGGCGGGGATCGTTTTGGCCCTGCTGGCGGGTGCCACACGGCTCGAAGCCGCGGCCGTGGGGAACCTGGTCGCGTCGATCACGGTCCAGCAGCTCGGTACAACCGGCACCGCCAGCCCGGCCCAGGTGCTGGCTCGCTGGCAGGCCGTTTACGGGGCCGCGTAG
- a CDS encoding HAD family hydrolase → MTNEATSAGTIEVLRPDFPRGEFRAAMFDFDGTLSLIRRNWQAVMIPMMVDVLAETGSGESREKLHEHVEEYVMRLNGKQTIYQMMQLADEVKARGATPRDPLEYKHQYHDLLWAQVGQRIDALKQGRVPPDDLTVPGSRRLLTQLRDRGVKLYLASGTDLKYVRDEVAVLGLTEFFGEHIYGALDDYRSFSKAMIIEQIIRDMNVGAHQLLAFGDGFVEIEETRRAGGVAVGVASDEEARQGINAWKRERLIRAGADIIIGDYRQQDELLALLGL, encoded by the coding sequence ATGACGAACGAAGCTACCTCGGCAGGGACCATCGAGGTCTTGCGCCCTGATTTTCCGCGCGGCGAGTTCCGCGCGGCGATGTTCGATTTTGACGGAACGCTGTCGCTGATCCGCCGCAATTGGCAGGCGGTGATGATCCCCATGATGGTGGACGTGCTGGCCGAGACCGGCAGCGGCGAGTCGCGCGAGAAACTGCATGAGCACGTCGAAGAGTACGTCATGCGACTGAACGGCAAGCAGACGATCTATCAGATGATGCAGTTGGCCGACGAGGTCAAGGCGCGCGGGGCGACGCCCCGCGATCCGTTGGAATACAAGCATCAGTACCATGACCTGTTGTGGGCGCAAGTCGGTCAGCGCATCGACGCGCTGAAGCAGGGACGCGTCCCGCCCGACGATCTGACCGTGCCCGGCTCGCGCCGTCTGCTGACGCAATTGCGTGATCGCGGGGTGAAGCTGTATTTGGCCTCGGGGACGGACCTGAAATATGTCCGCGACGAGGTGGCCGTACTGGGATTGACCGAATTCTTCGGCGAGCACATTTACGGCGCGCTCGACGACTATCGCAGCTTCTCGAAGGCGATGATCATCGAGCAAATTATTAGAGACATGAACGTCGGCGCGCATCAGTTGTTGGCGTTCGGCGACGGCTTTGTTGAAATCGAAGAGACGCGCCGCGCGGGTGGGGTGGCCGTAGGTGTGGCCAGCGATGAAGAGGCGCGGCAAGGGATCAACGCCTGGAAACGCGAGCGTTTGATCCGCGCCGGCGCGGACATCATCATCGGCGACTATCGTCAGCAGGACGAGCTCTTGGCGCTGTTGGGGCTGTAA